Proteins from a genomic interval of Acidobacteriota bacterium:
- a CDS encoding sulfide/dihydroorotate dehydrogenase-like FAD/NAD-binding protein, with protein sequence MFKILRREQIVPNMHLLEVGASFVAKKALPGQFVIVMTDEKSERIPLTISDWNQERGTITIVFMEVGTSTKKLANMKSGDYLYALLGPLGMPSEIENFGTVLCVGGCYGIGNIYPMARALKEKGNRVISMIEGRSKFLIYWEDRIKKVSDELMAVTRDGTTKYQGHVPEILRKMISDGKKIDRVVAIGCTFMMMIASETTRESGIKTIVALNPVMVDGTGMCGACRVSVGGSTRFACVDGPDFDGHQVDWEELFFRRAAYINEELDSLQKYECDVYP encoded by the coding sequence ATGTTTAAAATCTTAAGGAGAGAACAGATTGTTCCAAATATGCATTTATTAGAAGTGGGAGCCTCTTTTGTGGCAAAAAAGGCTTTGCCAGGACAGTTTGTTATCGTCATGACAGATGAAAAAAGTGAAAGAATCCCTCTGACGATTTCTGATTGGAATCAGGAAAGAGGAACGATAACAATAGTATTCATGGAAGTGGGTACTTCCACAAAGAAGTTAGCAAACATGAAATCAGGCGATTATCTTTATGCATTGCTGGGCCCCTTGGGAATGCCAAGTGAAATTGAGAATTTTGGAACTGTTTTATGTGTAGGTGGATGCTATGGGATCGGCAATATATACCCTATGGCAAGGGCCCTTAAAGAGAAAGGAAACAGAGTTATTTCAATGATAGAAGGAAGAAGTAAATTTTTAATTTACTGGGAAGATAGGATAAAAAAAGTTAGTGATGAGTTGATGGCTGTTACAAGAGATGGAACAACTAAATACCAGGGACATGTTCCTGAAATATTGAGAAAAATGATTTCTGATGGGAAAAAGATAGACAGGGTCGTGGCAATTGGCTGTACCTTTATGATGATGATTGCTTCAGAAACAACCAGAGAGTCAGGGATCAAAACTATTGTGGCCTTGAATCCCGTGATGGTGGATGGAACTGGAATGTGCGGAGCATGTCGAGTGTCAGTCGGAGGCTCAACAAGATTTGCATGTGTTGATGGTCCTGATTTTGATGGTCATCAGGTTGACTGGGAAGAACTTTTCTTCCGACGGGCAGCATATATAAATGAAGAACTGGATTCTCTGCAAAAGTATGAATGTGATGTATATCCCTGA
- a CDS encoding Na+/H+ antiporter NhaC family protein, producing MESFGWLSIIPPLVAIALALITRHIYISLFLGIYSGELIISKGRIFYSFYLTLEEILNVFSKKENVQVIFFCMLVGSLIALAQRSGGIEGLINYVTLKGIIKTKRKAQALAGIIGVLVFIESSITSLIVGSIFRPIFDKLKISREKLAYICDSTSAPVCMMIPLNGWGAFVIGLLLAHNIKDPVHVLIKSLPLNFYSILAILMVFIIAFLNKDFGPMKKAEERVEKEGKIFRDGSNPLIAYDIINLKTKEGVKPNPFNLIIPVFVMISIIPCALYISGNGNIFKGSGSTSVLWSVLISILIASVIYLIKKNLNIHDLTDLIIKGMSGLLPVTILVVFAYGIGSISRELHTGEFVASQFSRALPPFLLPAILFAATCFIAFATGTSWGSFAIMVPIGISAAINLNLSIPLVLSAILGGGVFGDHASPLSDTTIISAMSSASDLMDHVTTQLPYALFSAGVSLFLYILIGILFV from the coding sequence ATGGAAAGCTTTGGCTGGCTTTCAATAATTCCTCCCTTAGTAGCAATTGCTTTAGCTCTGATCACAAGACACATTTATATCTCCCTTTTCCTTGGAATCTACTCTGGAGAGCTTATAATTTCCAAAGGAAGAATATTTTATTCTTTCTACCTCACATTAGAAGAAATCCTAAATGTCTTCTCAAAAAAAGAAAATGTTCAGGTAATCTTTTTCTGTATGCTCGTGGGAAGTTTAATCGCCCTTGCCCAGAGATCCGGTGGAATAGAGGGGTTGATAAATTATGTTACTTTAAAGGGTATAATCAAGACAAAGAGAAAAGCTCAGGCTCTGGCAGGGATAATAGGAGTTCTTGTATTCATTGAATCAAGCATCACCTCCCTCATAGTCGGGTCAATCTTTAGACCAATTTTTGATAAGTTAAAAATTTCCCGGGAGAAGCTTGCCTACATTTGCGATTCAACCTCTGCTCCTGTCTGTATGATGATACCTCTAAATGGATGGGGAGCTTTTGTTATCGGCCTTCTTTTAGCTCATAACATAAAAGACCCGGTTCATGTGCTTATTAAATCCTTGCCCTTAAATTTTTACTCAATCTTGGCAATTTTAATGGTTTTTATAATCGCTTTTTTAAACAAAGATTTTGGGCCGATGAAGAAGGCAGAGGAAAGAGTAGAAAAAGAGGGAAAGATTTTCAGAGATGGATCTAACCCTCTTATCGCCTATGATATAATTAATTTAAAAACTAAAGAAGGAGTTAAGCCAAATCCATTTAATTTAATTATTCCTGTTTTTGTGATGATCTCTATTATACCCTGTGCTCTTTACATTTCCGGAAATGGAAATATATTCAAAGGCTCAGGGTCCACTTCAGTTTTATGGTCGGTTTTGATTTCGATTCTAATTGCTTCAGTCATCTATTTAATCAAAAAGAATCTAAACATCCATGATTTAACTGATTTAATCATTAAGGGAATGTCAGGGCTTCTCCCCGTTACTATTCTTGTTGTATTTGCATATGGCATCGGGAGTATCTCAAGGGAGCTCCATACGGGTGAATTTGTCGCTTCTCAATTTTCAAGAGCACTCCCTCCTTTTCTTCTTCCTGCAATTCTTTTTGCTGCAACATGCTTTATAGCTTTTGCTACCGGAACTTCCTGGGGTTCATTTGCGATAATGGTACCGATAGGAATCTCTGCTGCAATAAATTTAAATTTAAGCATTCCTCTTGTTTTATCTGCAATATTGGGAGGGGGAGTCTTTGGAGATCATGCTTCTCCTCTTTCAGACACTACAATAATTTCTGCAATGTCTTCTGCTTCTGACCTCATGGATCATGTCACCACCCAGCTTCCCTATGCTCTGTTTTCTGCAGGAGTAAGTTTATTTCTTTACATATTAATAGGAATTCTTTTCGTTTAG
- a CDS encoding ATP-binding protein: MMKKKSENQDSIESGAEKRVKLIENGEPQKMKIMEERSRWESSKIEYKLCKSKLSKDLWETVSAFSNEGGGMILLGYEKADNNYIPVGVENPSKILDDFTSTIGQKFNYCPVVRAGITEDKGMPIILIEVKEAPRYQKPIYIKDLGPIKGGFKRIGATDIRLTDSDVQRYYQERMGAPDAQSVIGTTLEDIDIKAISVFRNLRKLIKPDAPELTFDNAELLKAYNLLAQDGRTLIVAGILLFGKEGIVKRYFPAKRLDIIRIKGSEWGKEKNPFLSQDLTGNLVTLWSSALDILDRFFLIPFKLDEKLIRTEEHAHRKALREALTNLLMHQNYFHPSPAQIRVYNDRVEFYNPGYSLKDPSLFSSPGSELRNPLIAAVFYDIGWAETKGTGIRTTVELLKKEGYPIPDYSNDIKSDTFTFTLRHPTEQVTPQVTPQVTPQVEIMDRIALTLSYCQTPRSLKEIMVHLNLRDRKHFIEKILNPLLEKDYLKRTIPDKPKSRFQKYIAIKKGERDR, translated from the coding sequence ATGATGAAGAAAAAATCTGAGAATCAAGATTCTATTGAGTCTGGAGCTGAAAAAAGAGTCAAATTGATAGAGAACGGAGAACCACAAAAAATGAAGATAATGGAAGAGAGGAGCAGATGGGAAAGTTCAAAGATTGAGTATAAACTTTGCAAATCGAAACTTTCTAAGGATTTATGGGAGACCGTTTCAGCTTTTTCAAATGAAGGCGGTGGAATGATACTTCTTGGGTATGAGAAGGCAGACAATAACTACATCCCTGTGGGCGTAGAGAATCCTTCAAAGATATTGGATGACTTTACCTCCACCATTGGGCAGAAATTTAATTATTGTCCTGTTGTAAGAGCGGGGATAACAGAGGATAAAGGTATGCCGATAATTTTGATTGAAGTAAAAGAAGCACCGAGATATCAAAAGCCAATCTACATAAAAGACTTAGGCCCAATTAAAGGAGGTTTTAAACGAATAGGAGCTACCGACATAAGATTAACAGATTCTGATGTCCAGAGATATTATCAAGAGCGAATGGGAGCTCCTGATGCACAATCTGTTATTGGTACTACATTAGAAGATATTGATATCAAGGCTATTTCTGTCTTCAGAAATCTGCGTAAGCTCATAAAACCTGATGCTCCGGAACTCACATTTGACAATGCCGAATTATTGAAAGCGTACAATCTGCTGGCACAAGATGGCAGGACTTTAATCGTAGCTGGCATCCTTCTTTTTGGTAAGGAAGGAATTGTAAAACGATATTTTCCAGCAAAGCGCCTGGATATAATCAGGATAAAAGGGTCAGAATGGGGAAAAGAAAAGAATCCCTTTCTCTCACAGGATTTGACAGGAAATCTCGTAACTCTCTGGTCTTCTGCTCTCGACATCCTTGATCGTTTCTTCTTGATTCCATTTAAATTGGATGAGAAGCTCATTCGCACAGAAGAGCATGCCCATAGAAAGGCTTTAAGAGAAGCCCTCACTAATCTTTTAATGCATCAAAACTATTTTCACCCAAGCCCTGCTCAGATAAGAGTCTATAATGATAGAGTGGAATTTTATAACCCTGGCTACTCTCTAAAAGATCCTTCTCTCTTTAGTTCTCCTGGATCTGAATTGCGCAACCCTCTAATAGCCGCTGTTTTTTATGATATCGGATGGGCAGAAACAAAAGGAACAGGCATTAGAACTACCGTTGAGCTCCTGAAAAAAGAAGGATATCCAATTCCAGATTATTCAAATGATATAAAATCTGATACTTTTACCTTCACACTGCGTCATCCAACCGAACAAGTCACCCCACAAGTCACCCCACAAGTCACCCCACAAGTCGAAATAATGGATAGAATTGCTCTGACTCTAAGTTATTGCCAAACTCCGAGATCCCTGAAAGAAATCATGGTGCACCTAAACTTAAGAGACAGAAAACACTTTATAGAGAAAATCCTCAATCCTCTATTGGAAAAGGACTATTTAAAAAGAACGATTCCGGATAAACCAAAAAGTAGATTTCAAAAATATATTGCAATAAAGAAAGGGGAAAGAGATAGATGA
- a CDS encoding ORF6N domain-containing protein, with the protein MMELEMLNQAIVPIEQIERKICFIRGKKIMLSTHLAELYEVEVRVLIQAVKRNIERFPEDFMFQLNEQEYKILKSQIVISSWGGARRARPYAFTEQGVAMLSSVLHSERAIHVNIAIMRAFIRLREILSAHKELAHKLTELERKIERQEEKIKAIFDAIRQLMTPPQKPRKMIGFGRE; encoded by the coding sequence ATGATGGAACTGGAAATGCTTAATCAAGCAATTGTTCCAATAGAACAGATTGAGAGAAAAATTTGTTTTATCCGAGGGAAGAAAATTATGCTTAGCACACACCTTGCGGAACTCTATGAGGTTGAAGTTCGTGTGCTTATCCAGGCAGTAAAACGCAATATCGAGAGATTCCCTGAAGATTTTATGTTCCAGCTTAATGAACAAGAGTATAAAATCTTGAAGTCACAAATTGTGATTTCAAGTTGGGGAGGAGCAAGACGTGCCCGCCCTTATGCCTTTACTGAACAAGGTGTTGCCATGCTTTCCAGTGTATTGCATAGCGAAAGAGCCATTCATGTGAATATAGCCATCATGCGGGCCTTTATAAGGCTTAGAGAAATCCTTTCAGCACACAAAGAACTTGCTCACAAGTTAACGGAGCTTGAAAGAAAAATAGAAAGGCAAGAGGAAAAGATAAAGGCTATTTTCGATGCCATTCGCCAACTCATGACTCCACCTCAAAAGCCGAGAAAGATGATCGGGTTCGGAAGGGAGTGA
- a CDS encoding acetyl-CoA hydrolase/transferase C-terminal domain-containing protein, with the protein MSWHEDYKKKLCSPEEAVSLIKSNHRVFMSGNAAAPYVLLNALAKRKDELFNVELIHVLLLGEDPFSSPDMEGHFRHNSLFVGPADRKSVNEGKSDYIPVFLHQIPNLFLSRQMKLDVAMVQVSPPDIHGFMSLGVEVLVSKAAVESAEIVIAQVNDKMPRVLGDSFIHVSKVSKVIETSQELPKLERKTFTDMEKKIGEYVGKLIENGSTLQLGIGGIPDAVLASLEGKKDLGIHTEMVSDGIVEGIEKGIITGAKKTLHPGKVIATFILGSDNLYTFVDNNPLFELHPTDYTNHPFIIAQNDKMVAINSAIEVDLTGQVCADSIGPYIFSGFGGQVDFIRGAAHSKGGKPIIALPSTAKGGEVSRIVPFLKQGAGVVTTRADVWYVVTEYGVAYLHGKNLNERAKALIEIAHPDFREELEKAAKERKLLK; encoded by the coding sequence ATGTCATGGCATGAGGATTATAAGAAGAAACTTTGTTCTCCTGAAGAGGCAGTGTCTTTAATAAAAAGCAATCACAGAGTCTTTATGAGTGGTAATGCTGCAGCTCCATATGTATTGTTGAATGCCCTTGCAAAAAGAAAAGACGAATTGTTCAATGTGGAACTTATTCATGTTCTCCTTTTAGGAGAAGATCCTTTTTCCAGTCCGGACATGGAGGGTCATTTCAGGCATAATTCATTGTTTGTGGGCCCAGCAGACAGAAAATCAGTTAATGAAGGAAAATCAGATTATATTCCTGTATTCCTTCATCAAATCCCAAATTTATTTCTTTCGAGACAGATGAAGCTTGATGTAGCAATGGTTCAGGTTTCTCCTCCTGACATTCATGGGTTTATGAGTCTTGGAGTCGAGGTTCTTGTTTCAAAAGCTGCTGTAGAAAGCGCAGAAATAGTTATAGCTCAAGTGAATGATAAAATGCCTCGGGTTCTTGGTGATTCATTTATACATGTATCTAAAGTTTCTAAAGTAATAGAAACATCCCAAGAGCTCCCAAAGCTTGAAAGAAAAACTTTTACCGATATGGAGAAAAAAATAGGAGAATATGTTGGAAAATTAATCGAAAATGGCTCCACTTTACAATTGGGGATCGGGGGCATTCCTGATGCTGTTCTTGCCTCATTGGAGGGAAAGAAAGATTTAGGAATTCATACTGAAATGGTTTCCGATGGAATTGTTGAAGGTATCGAGAAGGGAATAATAACAGGAGCAAAGAAAACTCTTCATCCTGGTAAAGTGATTGCTACTTTCATCCTTGGCTCAGATAACCTTTACACATTTGTGGATAACAATCCATTGTTTGAGTTACATCCTACAGATTATACAAATCATCCTTTTATCATTGCCCAAAATGATAAAATGGTTGCGATAAATTCAGCAATAGAGGTGGATTTAACAGGTCAGGTATGCGCTGATTCAATTGGACCGTATATTTTCAGTGGATTTGGAGGCCAGGTTGATTTCATAAGGGGCGCTGCCCATTCTAAAGGAGGGAAGCCAATTATAGCACTTCCTTCCACTGCAAAGGGAGGAGAAGTTTCAAGAATAGTGCCGTTCTTAAAACAGGGAGCCGGGGTTGTCACCACAAGAGCCGATGTATGGTATGTCGTAACTGAGTATGGTGTTGCTTATTTACATGGAAAAAATTTGAATGAGAGGGCAAAAGCTCTCATAGAGATTGCCCATCCTGATTTCAGAGAAGAACTTGAAAAAGCTGCAAAAGAAAGAAAACTTTTAAAATAA
- the rnhC gene encoding ribonuclease HIII, with protein MNGRTCWIGTDESGKGDYFGPLVIAGVSVNKNQINRLKELGVKDSKKLSDNKIKELSKIIKKEFINSLVTISPEKYNKLWGRMKNLNRILAWGHARVIENILQLTYCDRAISDKFGDEKFIERALMKKGKQIIIEQKEKAEEDLAVAAASILARAQFLNEMEKISSEIGVELKKGSSQEVKEIAKKLIEEKGTEVLDRIAKKHFRITKTLLLNEKNSY; from the coding sequence ATGAACGGGCGGACGTGCTGGATAGGGACTGATGAATCAGGAAAAGGAGATTATTTTGGACCTTTAGTAATAGCAGGGGTTTCTGTAAATAAGAACCAGATAAATCGTTTGAAAGAGCTGGGAGTAAAAGATAGTAAAAAACTCTCAGATAATAAAATAAAGGAACTTTCTAAAATAATTAAGAAGGAATTCATAAATTCCCTGGTTACGATAAGTCCGGAGAAATATAATAAATTATGGGGAAGGATGAAAAATTTGAATAGAATTCTTGCCTGGGGCCATGCAAGAGTTATCGAGAATATACTTCAATTAACTTATTGTGATAGAGCTATTTCTGATAAGTTTGGAGATGAAAAGTTCATAGAGAGAGCTCTTATGAAAAAGGGCAAACAGATAATAATTGAACAGAAGGAAAAGGCTGAGGAAGATTTAGCTGTGGCAGCAGCCTCAATTCTTGCTCGAGCCCAATTTCTAAATGAAATGGAGAAAATTTCTTCAGAGATTGGAGTTGAGCTTAAAAAAGGTTCATCCCAGGAAGTAAAAGAAATTGCAAAGAAATTGATAGAGGAAAAAGGGACTGAAGTACTCGATAGAATAGCAAAAAAACATTTTAGAATTACTAAAACACTACTCCTAAACGAAAAGAATTCCTATTAA
- the gltA gene encoding NADPH-dependent glutamate synthase has translation MEEKKEIPRFDDLKKEAQKEWRKELKKAIPVKERMKIPRQKMPEREHDVRNKDFFEVNLGLSPDQAVEEARRCLDCPNPFCVIGCPVAIDIPSFIKLIEIGKFSEAARKIKETNSLPAICGRVCPQESQCEVQCIVFKSTGVSVAIGNLERFVADWEREKEEILIPQLANPTGKRVAIVGAGPAGLTVAGELSKKGHSVTVFEALHKSGGVLAYGIPEFRLPKRILDAEVDYLKKLGVEILNNFVVGRTATIDDLKKEGYEAFFIGSGAGLPTFMNAEGENLNGIYSANEYLTRINLMRAFEFPNYDTPLPKGKRVAVIGGGNTAMDSVRSAKRLGAEWAAIVYRRTRKEMPARVEEVKHAEEEGIEFLFLTLPVKFIEDERGWVKEMECLRMELGEPDASGRRRPIPIKGSEFRIEVDLVINAVGTSPNPLIPQTTKGIEVGKWGTIKVDFNTMATSIEGIYAGGDIVRGGATVILAMGDGRMAAYSIDLYLKNKNSR, from the coding sequence ATGGAAGAGAAAAAAGAGATTCCAAGATTTGATGACTTAAAAAAAGAGGCTCAGAAAGAGTGGAGAAAAGAGCTCAAGAAAGCGATTCCAGTAAAAGAGAGAATGAAGATCCCTCGACAGAAAATGCCTGAAAGAGAACATGATGTCAGAAATAAAGATTTTTTTGAGGTAAACCTTGGTTTATCACCTGACCAGGCTGTAGAAGAAGCAAGAAGATGCTTAGATTGTCCAAATCCATTTTGTGTAATTGGTTGCCCTGTGGCAATTGATATTCCCTCATTTATTAAACTAATTGAAATTGGCAAATTTTCTGAAGCTGCAAGAAAAATAAAGGAAACCAATTCTCTTCCAGCAATATGTGGAAGAGTTTGCCCTCAGGAAAGTCAATGCGAGGTTCAGTGTATAGTTTTTAAGTCCACTGGGGTTTCAGTGGCAATAGGGAACCTTGAAAGGTTTGTTGCTGACTGGGAAAGAGAAAAAGAAGAGATATTGATTCCTCAATTAGCTAATCCTACAGGAAAAAGAGTGGCAATAGTAGGTGCTGGTCCTGCTGGTCTAACTGTAGCAGGAGAGCTTTCAAAAAAAGGCCATTCAGTAACTGTTTTTGAAGCTCTTCATAAATCAGGAGGCGTTCTTGCTTATGGAATACCCGAGTTTAGATTACCAAAGAGAATTCTCGATGCTGAGGTTGATTATCTAAAGAAATTAGGGGTGGAAATACTCAATAATTTCGTTGTAGGAAGAACTGCAACGATAGATGATTTAAAGAAAGAAGGCTATGAAGCATTTTTTATCGGCTCAGGCGCAGGACTGCCAACTTTTATGAATGCAGAGGGAGAAAATTTAAATGGAATTTATTCTGCTAATGAATATTTGACAAGAATAAATCTTATGAGAGCTTTTGAGTTTCCGAATTATGATACGCCTTTGCCAAAAGGGAAAAGGGTTGCAGTAATCGGAGGAGGAAATACAGCGATGGATTCAGTCAGATCCGCAAAAAGATTGGGAGCTGAATGGGCAGCAATCGTTTATAGACGTACAAGAAAAGAAATGCCTGCAAGAGTGGAAGAGGTTAAGCATGCTGAAGAAGAAGGTATTGAATTTCTTTTTTTAACTCTTCCTGTAAAATTCATTGAAGATGAAAGAGGATGGGTCAAGGAGATGGAATGTCTGAGAATGGAACTGGGAGAACCTGATGCATCAGGACGAAGAAGACCTATTCCCATAAAAGGCTCAGAATTTAGAATCGAAGTGGATCTTGTTATAAATGCTGTAGGAACAAGCCCGAATCCTTTAATTCCTCAAACAACAAAGGGTATTGAAGTTGGAAAATGGGGAACGATAAAAGTGGATTTTAATACAATGGCAACAAGTATTGAAGGGATATATGCAGGAGGAGATATAGTGAGAGGAGGAGCAACTGTTATTTTGGCAATGGGAGATGGAAGAATGGCTGCATACAGCATTGATTTATATTTAAAGAATAAAAATAGTCGTTAG
- a CDS encoding type I restriction-modification system subunit M, with translation MIPKWLEKRYGMLVEAFKDSLFRFEEAEKILKEKLQDSEEQVNVILSELRKRDWLKVELDPKDARKRIYTLISREKILSELFTIRNDTLTRDDLDNLLKKAADLIRTRVDYTFILFLLFYKRISDKWEIEYEAAYKEALADGLSEEEAKVEAKNSIYHDFDISDELLWENIRKEPARLPENFSKAMKLLSEKNPELKDVFENVDFVQFTTNRENVEILRQLVELFSAKPLHHVSPDILGDAYEWILKYFAPQKAKEGEVYTPREVIKLLVEILDPQPKESVYDPACGSGGMLIASYQHIENEKGKSEAEKLFLSGQEANHKTLALAKMNLYIHDIRNAQLVLGDTLLYPKFKDAERAKTFDVVIANPPWNQDGYGEDILKKGEFWRERFKYGFSPNQSADWAWIQHMLSSANTEKGRVGIVIDNGCLFRGGKEKAVRTAIISENLMEAVILLPEKLFYNTGAPGAILILNKNKPEERKDKILFINASREYEQHPEVRKLNRLGDEHINKIVIAYREFKDIDGFARIVEHEKIKENDYNLNVTLYVFPEEETEEIDAAKEWEELRILEKELTEVSEKIENYLKELKVSNDEEKI, from the coding sequence ATGATACCTAAATGGCTCGAAAAAAGATATGGGATGCTCGTGGAAGCCTTCAAGGATTCTTTATTCCGTTTTGAAGAAGCAGAAAAGATTCTCAAGGAGAAGTTGCAGGACTCAGAGGAGCAGGTCAATGTTATTCTTTCAGAGTTACGAAAAAGAGATTGGCTCAAAGTTGAACTTGACCCTAAAGATGCAAGAAAGCGTATCTACACATTGATAAGCCGAGAAAAAATATTATCGGAATTATTTACGATAAGGAATGATACTCTAACAAGAGACGATCTTGATAATCTACTAAAAAAAGCTGCGGATCTTATCAGAACAAGGGTCGATTATACATTTATACTTTTCCTTCTTTTCTATAAAAGGATAAGCGACAAATGGGAAATAGAATACGAGGCGGCCTATAAGGAAGCCCTTGCAGATGGTCTTAGTGAGGAAGAGGCAAAAGTAGAGGCAAAAAACTCCATATATCATGATTTCGATATTTCGGATGAACTTCTTTGGGAAAACATAAGAAAAGAACCTGCGCGATTACCAGAAAACTTTTCCAAGGCAATGAAGCTTCTCTCAGAGAAAAATCCTGAGTTAAAAGATGTCTTTGAGAATGTTGATTTTGTCCAGTTCACCACAAACAGAGAGAATGTAGAGATATTAAGGCAACTTGTCGAGCTCTTCAGCGCAAAGCCACTTCATCATGTCTCTCCTGACATACTTGGTGATGCCTACGAATGGATTTTAAAATATTTCGCTCCCCAAAAGGCAAAAGAAGGAGAAGTTTACACGCCAAGAGAGGTTATAAAACTCCTCGTAGAAATTCTTGATCCCCAGCCAAAAGAAAGTGTTTATGATCCTGCTTGTGGTTCAGGAGGCATGTTAATAGCCTCCTATCAACATATTGAAAATGAAAAGGGAAAAAGTGAGGCTGAAAAACTTTTCTTGTCCGGACAGGAAGCCAATCACAAGACTCTCGCCTTAGCGAAGATGAATCTTTACATCCATGATATAAGGAATGCCCAACTTGTGCTTGGCGATACTCTGCTTTATCCCAAATTTAAAGATGCTGAACGTGCCAAAACGTTCGATGTCGTCATAGCCAATCCCCCATGGAATCAAGATGGCTATGGTGAGGATATTTTGAAAAAGGGTGAGTTCTGGAGAGAAAGATTTAAGTACGGATTCTCTCCAAATCAATCCGCAGACTGGGCTTGGATTCAACACATGCTATCCTCTGCAAACACCGAAAAAGGTAGAGTAGGTATTGTCATAGATAATGGTTGTCTCTTTAGGGGTGGAAAAGAAAAAGCGGTGAGAACAGCTATTATTAGCGAAAACCTGATGGAAGCAGTCATTCTCCTCCCTGAAAAACTTTTCTACAATACAGGTGCACCAGGAGCCATCCTCATTCTCAATAAGAATAAACCAGAGGAAAGGAAAGACAAGATTTTATTTATAAATGCAAGCAGAGAATATGAACAACATCCAGAGGTCAGAAAACTCAACAGATTAGGAGATGAGCACATAAATAAAATTGTTATTGCATACAGAGAGTTTAAGGATATAGATGGATTTGCAAGGATTGTAGAGCATGAAAAGATAAAAGAAAATGACTATAACCTGAATGTTACGCTGTATGTTTTTCCTGAGGAAGAGACAGAGGAGATTGATGCGGCAAAAGAGTGGGAAGAGCTTCGCATACTTGAAAAGGAGCTAACAGAAGTAAGCGAAAAGATAGAGAATTATCTTAAGGAACTAAAGGTATCTAATGATGAAGAAAAAATCTGA